In Crassostrea angulata isolate pt1a10 chromosome 6, ASM2561291v2, whole genome shotgun sequence, a genomic segment contains:
- the LOC128189561 gene encoding uncharacterized protein LOC128189561: MEKIANFFHQGHHDSNSQENFSHNHHGNHKSPEFQSNPIPPTKIACEDGVLDVCLLGKATLGVCSYLKKEITVYDITGKKLFALITRRFPQYLDGITGGMVFSDLDENSVFKAAFPPSNPREKMKDVEMVPKKKEKSELKKKLNITGSSKSSEKDSKAAKKQSKEKAKSKEDEKMEVDNENPEVEKESGKLNDGPGTADKEEKKRDLKEETVVGTGQWIPKGVHTTKSGDILVCLWNGQRKEKSHGKVIKYSKMGKELKEFDSHNHRAFFACPMYVTENGLGDICVSDWNKKCVVVVSKSSSKKFEYEGHKEQNDEENKFDPRGICTDSFHHIIVADYWHHRLHVLDDKGHFLRYFVYDNIRGPTGMCIDENNILYVGELGGKSVNVIKYLK; the protein is encoded by the coding sequence ATGGAAAAGATAGCCAATTTCTTTCATCAAGGTCATCATGATTCAAATTCTCAAGAGAATTTTTCCCACAACCATCATGGGAATCACAAATCCCCGGAGTTCCAAAGCAACCCAATACCACCGACAAAAATAGCATGCGAAGATGGCGTCCTTGATGTGTGTTTGTTGGGAAAGGCTACGTTAGGCGTTTGTTCATAtctaaaaaaggaaataaccGTATACGATATCACTGGAAAAAAACTGTTTGCATTGATCACGCGCAGGTTTCCGCAGTACTTGGATGGGATAACTGGAGGAATGGTATTTTCCGATTTAGATGAGAATTCAGTATTCAAAGCTGCATTTCCACCTTCAAATCCTagagaaaaaatgaaagatGTTGAAATGGTGcctaagaaaaaagaaaaaagcgaacttaaaaagaaacttaacatcaCTGGTAGTAGCAAGTCATCTGAGAAGGATAGCAAAGCGgcaaagaaacaaagcaaagaGAAGGCGAAGTCAAAGGAAGACGAAAAAATGGAAGTTGACAATGAAAATCCGGAAGTAGAAAAAGAAAGCGGGAAACTGAATGATGGCCCTGGTACTGCTGACAAAGAAGAGAAGAAACGTGATTTAAAGGAAGAAACTGTGGTTGGCACAGGGCAATGGATTCCAAAAGGTGTTCATACCACAAAGTCAGGAGACATACTTGTCTGTCTTTGGAATGGACAACGGAAAGAAAAGTCACATGGAAAAGTTATCAAATACAGTAAAATGGGGAAAGAATTAAAAGAATTCGACAGCCACAATCACAGGGCTTTCTTCGCTTGCCCTATGTATGTTACGGAAAACGGACTTGGAGATATATGCGTTTCGGACTGGAATAAAAAGTGTGTAGTCGTCGTAAGCAAATCAAGTTCCAAGAAGTTTGAGTATGAAGGgcacaaggaacaaaatgacgAGGAGAATAAGTTTGACCCTAGAGGTATTTGTACAGATTCCTTCCACCACATCATTGTGGCTGACTATTGGCACCATCGTCTTCATGTTCTGGACGACAAAGGCCATTTCCTACGATATTTTGTGTACGACAACATCAGAGGTCCGACTGGAATGTGTATTGACGAAAACAATATCTTATATGTTGGTGAATTGGGAGGGAAGAGCGTCaatgtgataaaatatttaaaatga